The Desulfosporosinus acidiphilus SJ4 genome has a window encoding:
- a CDS encoding Zn-dependent hydrolase, whose product MINKERLLHRLIELGKIGRNHSGGITRHAFTQEDRLAKDLVSTYMREAGLQVREDAVGNVIGRREGRNPDAPIVLTGSHIDSVCDGGIYDGALGLLGAIEVLQTLNEQHIETEHPVEVYAFNDEEGSRFSFSMFGSRGVIGNLRNKDLEMKDKNGITVAEAMKAQGYDPDKISEADRSQDSIKAFIELHIEQGKVLESKNLSIGIVSGIVNELWLKCSVLGEAGHAGATPMTLRHDALVAAAEMIQIVEREAKSTGTTVATVGRLNVQPGGINIIPGTVEFTLDLRDTSQEVSDNVEMRIFKEFDRICNERGVSLKTEILQRIPPAPCAEEFQAAAEKACETSGLPYFSLPSGAGHDAMQMVNICPIGMIFVRSKDGISHNPAEWSSSDDCAKGVKVLYYTLLDLAVKVN is encoded by the coding sequence GTGATTAATAAAGAGCGTCTGCTACATCGTTTAATTGAATTAGGAAAAATAGGAAGGAATCATTCTGGAGGCATAACTCGTCATGCCTTTACGCAGGAAGATAGATTGGCGAAAGACCTCGTTTCGACCTATATGCGAGAGGCAGGCTTGCAGGTGAGAGAAGATGCTGTAGGAAATGTGATTGGCCGCCGGGAAGGACGCAACCCAGATGCACCTATAGTTCTTACCGGCTCCCATATTGACTCTGTCTGCGACGGAGGAATTTACGATGGAGCTCTGGGCTTGCTCGGCGCTATTGAAGTTTTGCAGACACTGAACGAACAACACATTGAGACAGAGCATCCCGTCGAGGTTTATGCATTCAATGACGAAGAAGGTTCTCGTTTCAGTTTTAGCATGTTTGGAAGCAGGGGTGTCATCGGCAACCTAAGAAACAAAGATCTTGAGATGAAGGACAAAAATGGAATTACCGTTGCCGAAGCAATGAAGGCGCAAGGGTATGATCCTGACAAAATCAGCGAAGCAGACCGCTCTCAAGATTCCATCAAAGCATTCATTGAGCTTCACATTGAACAAGGAAAAGTCTTGGAGTCCAAGAACCTTTCGATTGGCATCGTCAGCGGCATTGTCAACGAACTTTGGCTAAAGTGTTCCGTCCTAGGTGAAGCAGGCCATGCAGGAGCTACACCCATGACCTTACGTCATGATGCTTTAGTTGCTGCTGCGGAGATGATTCAAATTGTTGAACGAGAAGCAAAATCCACAGGAACTACGGTAGCTACCGTAGGACGGCTCAATGTACAGCCGGGAGGTATCAACATTATTCCCGGAACCGTTGAATTCACCTTGGACCTCAGGGACACTTCCCAAGAGGTCAGCGATAATGTGGAAATGCGGATTTTTAAGGAGTTTGATAGAATCTGTAACGAAAGAGGTGTTAGTCTTAAAACTGAAATTCTGCAAAGAATTCCGCCTGCACCTTGTGCAGAAGAGTTTCAGGCTGCGGCCGAAAAGGCCTGTGAGACATCAGGACTCCCTTATTTTTCCCTACCCAGCGGAGCAGGTCATGACGCCATGCAGATGGTAAACATCTGCCCTATCGGTATGATTTTTGTACGTTCCAAAGACGGGATAAGTCACAATCCTGCGGAATGGAGCAGTTCGGATGATTGTGCAAAGGGAGTTAAGGTTCTGTACTATACCCTTCTGGATTTAGCAGTTAAAGTTAACTAA
- the allE gene encoding (S)-ureidoglycine aminohydrolase, with protein MGYPKDILTTRSVVKHGKYAVIPPDGLVNNVIPGIEGCRVSIVASPKMGASFVQYVITAEKNGGTTKVFGNQTNIETFIYCLEGEGRYTVDGQEYKAVDGAYIYAPAGVGLEFKNTSEKPMKVLLYKQVYIPCEGMRPYIFYGNVNDIEYKIYDEMENVFIKDLLPVDRNFDMNMHILSFAPGGCHPFVETHVQEHGAYILEGEGCYLLDDNWSMIKKDDFMWFGPYVAQAAYGVGRTNFTYIYSKDCNRDVEL; from the coding sequence ATGGGTTACCCAAAAGACATTCTAACAACAAGATCAGTTGTTAAACACGGTAAATATGCCGTGATTCCTCCCGACGGACTCGTTAATAATGTCATCCCGGGGATTGAAGGCTGTCGAGTCAGTATTGTCGCTTCACCTAAAATGGGGGCTAGTTTTGTTCAATATGTTATTACGGCTGAAAAGAATGGCGGAACAACGAAGGTATTCGGCAATCAGACTAATATCGAAACGTTTATTTATTGCCTTGAAGGGGAAGGTAGATATACTGTTGACGGCCAAGAATATAAGGCAGTGGATGGCGCCTATATTTATGCGCCGGCAGGAGTAGGCCTGGAATTCAAGAATACGTCCGAAAAGCCCATGAAAGTTCTTCTGTATAAACAAGTCTACATTCCTTGTGAAGGCATGAGGCCTTATATCTTTTATGGAAATGTCAATGACATCGAATACAAAATCTATGATGAGATGGAAAACGTCTTTATCAAAGATTTGCTTCCTGTTGATCGCAATTTTGACATGAACATGCATATTCTCTCTTTTGCCCCCGGAGGATGTCATCCTTTTGTGGAGACCCATGTTCAGGAACATGGTGCCTATATTTTAGAAGGCGAAGGCTGTTATCTTCTTGATGACAACTGGTCTATGATTAAAAAAGATGATTTCATGTGGTTCGGTCCTTATGTGGCTCAAGCTGCCTATGGTGTGGGCAGGACGAACTTTACCTACATCTATTCCAAGGATTGCAACAGGGATGTCGAACTTTAA
- a CDS encoding ATP-binding protein: protein MEIAHEMINDFLEKRKRQIMKKLSVQNAERVRNISLILITLSVLLFLTDYLNKIFGKWVYKRAYIALFQSHIILLVGVLFYFLVYKTIRNKDKEVFYNIYSYSFIIFIVNFCAYVSGSIDQEIHGEITLYVLSCFFIASYLYMNPKFIIFLYSQTYAVLLILILITQNDPEIRQGHILNSTLIAILSGFMATTISKLMQRDILYKLKLEEMVEARSNDLIQKQKEVNRLQQFNLIGQMAGGMAHEIRNPMTTVRGFLQLLGNKEHHKKEYNYFELMISELDRANGIIEQFLSLAKDKVIVLQKKSLNEIILKLSPLIEANLSFEQNLRMDLQDIPKILLDEKELCQIILNITKNGCEAMPNGGNLTISTYQQANNVMLEIQDEGIGIEPEVLDKIGTPFFTTKENGTGLGLAVCYNIVKKHNAIIKLHSNAKGTKFTIIFSIC, encoded by the coding sequence ATGGAAATAGCTCATGAAATGATAAACGATTTTTTAGAGAAACGAAAAAGGCAAATAATGAAAAAACTTAGCGTCCAAAATGCCGAAAGAGTACGAAATATTTCATTAATACTAATAACACTTTCGGTTTTGCTTTTTTTAACAGATTATTTAAATAAGATATTTGGTAAATGGGTATATAAACGTGCATATATTGCTTTATTTCAATCCCATATTATCCTATTGGTAGGAGTTTTATTCTATTTCCTTGTATATAAAACAATAAGAAATAAAGATAAAGAAGTTTTTTATAATATTTATAGTTACTCGTTTATAATTTTTATTGTGAATTTTTGCGCTTATGTTTCTGGAAGTATAGACCAAGAAATACATGGAGAAATTACCCTTTATGTCCTAAGTTGTTTCTTTATCGCTAGTTATCTTTATATGAATCCTAAGTTTATAATTTTTTTATATAGCCAAACGTATGCCGTATTACTAATTTTAATATTAATAACACAAAATGACCCGGAAATAAGGCAGGGACATATACTTAATTCAACTTTAATTGCAATACTCTCAGGTTTTATGGCAACAACTATTTCGAAACTGATGCAAAGAGATATATTGTATAAATTAAAACTAGAAGAGATGGTTGAAGCAAGATCAAATGATTTAATTCAGAAACAAAAGGAAGTCAATCGACTTCAGCAATTCAATCTTATTGGACAAATGGCAGGAGGTATGGCACACGAAATAAGAAATCCAATGACTACGGTTCGTGGTTTCTTACAATTACTTGGCAACAAAGAACATCATAAAAAAGAATATAATTATTTTGAGTTAATGATCTCGGAGCTCGATAGAGCCAATGGAATAATTGAACAATTCCTTTCATTAGCAAAAGACAAAGTTATTGTATTGCAGAAAAAGTCATTGAACGAAATTATTTTGAAATTATCGCCATTAATTGAGGCGAATCTATCTTTTGAACAGAATTTAAGGATGGATTTACAGGATATACCTAAAATTCTTTTAGACGAAAAGGAATTATGCCAGATCATTCTAAACATTACCAAAAACGGATGTGAAGCTATGCCAAACGGCGGCAATTTAACTATTAGCACTTATCAGCAGGCTAATAACGTTATGTTAGAAATTCAAGATGAAGGTATAGGAATTGAACCTGAAGTTCTAGATAAAATAGGGACTCCATTCTTTACAACTAAAGAGAATGGGACTGGCCTAGGGTTAGCAGTATGTTATAACATTGTAAAAAAACATAACGCAATCATAAAACTTCATTCAAATGCAAAAGGAACAAAATTTACAATAATATTTAGCATTTGCTGA
- a CDS encoding cupin domain-containing protein: MIKKAEELGVEYSPNLKGGKGTIKIINILENKDNHRTGRLFGVSIIPVGGSIGKHQHVGDFETYYILKGKALVNDNGNEQILGPGDMTKCNDGDYHSIENIGDCDLEYIAVILYSKQKEK; this comes from the coding sequence ATGATTAAAAAAGCTGAAGAATTGGGGGTTGAATACAGCCCTAACCTAAAAGGCGGAAAAGGCACCATAAAAATCATCAATATTCTTGAGAATAAAGATAACCATCGAACAGGCAGGCTCTTTGGAGTAAGTATTATTCCCGTAGGGGGATCAATCGGCAAACATCAACATGTGGGGGATTTTGAAACATATTACATTCTGAAAGGGAAAGCCCTCGTCAATGATAACGGAAATGAACAAATTCTAGGACCTGGAGATATGACGAAATGCAATGACGGAGATTATCATTCCATTGAGAATATTGGGGACTGCGATTTAGAGTATATTGCTGTGATTTTATATAGCAAACAGAAAGAAAAATAG
- a CDS encoding DUF4317 domain-containing protein — translation MDKNDLDKLRKEFRAGNDGLKLKEICSVYIKKDNAQILGVETEYFEQMDQLKQEFYLKGFKKLITGQLDSKIFELSFADNKLGENPEQKILFEALHSDFKEEIRHIVKKILDHSESYESDYMISFTRGEFWIPAKNEVGPDDEAKNDVVNVFEFMMGTVNLVTSPKRALMFDFEEKNFRVDIPMNVYINAASPEEGFVFPSLSDGYADSNKVIYYTKKDNQPSESFIHHVLNCEVVPTAQDDKERFLTIIKDVAGDQVEPEVIANVYEQINECITDASENGEIPTLGVKAIEQILVKSGIEDTHRLESSFLQNTEKTNYEFKATNLLPSSKVIEIKSSVAQIKIRHEELKRIKQVKKNGRQYLLIEIDDPAILEGFELSTEEF, via the coding sequence ATGGACAAAAATGATCTGGACAAACTCAGAAAAGAATTTAGGGCAGGCAATGACGGTCTTAAATTAAAGGAAATTTGCAGCGTTTACATCAAAAAAGACAACGCACAAATTCTTGGGGTAGAGACTGAATACTTCGAGCAAATGGACCAATTAAAACAGGAATTTTACCTGAAAGGATTTAAAAAGCTCATTACGGGTCAACTGGACAGTAAAATTTTTGAACTAAGTTTTGCGGATAACAAACTCGGTGAAAATCCCGAGCAGAAGATCCTATTTGAAGCCTTGCATTCGGATTTTAAAGAAGAAATTAGGCACATCGTGAAAAAAATCTTAGACCACAGTGAGTCCTACGAATCGGATTATATGATTTCATTTACCCGTGGCGAATTTTGGATTCCTGCAAAAAATGAAGTGGGCCCGGACGATGAAGCGAAAAACGATGTGGTGAATGTCTTTGAATTTATGATGGGTACAGTCAACCTGGTGACCAGCCCTAAACGAGCTTTAATGTTCGATTTTGAGGAGAAGAACTTTAGAGTCGATATCCCGATGAATGTCTATATCAATGCCGCATCGCCTGAAGAGGGGTTTGTTTTTCCTTCTCTCAGTGATGGATACGCGGATAGCAATAAGGTTATTTATTATACGAAGAAAGATAATCAACCCAGTGAAAGCTTTATTCACCACGTGCTGAATTGTGAAGTTGTCCCAACAGCTCAGGATGACAAAGAACGATTTTTAACAATTATCAAGGATGTTGCAGGAGATCAGGTTGAACCCGAAGTAATTGCCAATGTTTATGAACAGATTAATGAATGCATCACTGATGCCAGTGAAAACGGTGAAATTCCTACTCTTGGCGTCAAAGCAATTGAACAAATACTTGTTAAAAGCGGAATTGAAGATACACATAGATTAGAAAGTTCATTTCTGCAGAATACCGAAAAGACAAATTATGAATTTAAGGCAACCAACCTGCTGCCAAGCAGTAAAGTGATTGAAATAAAAAGCAGTGTCGCACAAATTAAGATTCGCCATGAGGAGCTAAAGCGCATCAAGCAAGTCAAGAAGAATGGGCGACAGTACTTACTCATTGAAATTGATGACCCTGCAATTCTGGAAGGCTTTGAATTAAGTACGGAAGAATTTTAA
- a CDS encoding slipin family protein, which translates to MPNPNINLTNFDFRGPSPLSLFLAFIVLLIGGLIWLITGWIGWIVIGAFVAILVGYGVKVANQWEKAVILRLGKFSHLAGPGLFFVIPIIDSVSNWIDHRTITTTFKAEQTLTKDTVPVDVDAVLFWTVVDAKKASLEVAQYRDAVFWAAQTALRDVIGRTNLAEMLSDRERIDRELKEVIDKRTEPWGVNVNAVEIRDVVLPSGLQDAMSREAQAERERRARIILGTAETEIAAKFAEAAKSYENNPVALHLRAMNILYEGIKEKGAMVIVPSSIVETMGLGAVTGLTSLASTVKPPNE; encoded by the coding sequence ATGCCTAATCCAAATATCAACCTAACCAATTTTGATTTCCGAGGGCCTAGTCCATTATCACTGTTCTTAGCATTTATCGTTCTGCTTATCGGCGGCTTAATTTGGCTTATAACGGGCTGGATCGGATGGATAGTCATTGGAGCTTTCGTTGCAATTTTAGTTGGTTATGGCGTAAAAGTTGCCAACCAGTGGGAAAAAGCTGTCATTCTTCGTCTCGGTAAATTTAGCCACCTTGCAGGACCAGGTTTATTTTTTGTCATCCCTATAATAGACTCAGTGAGTAACTGGATTGACCACCGTACAATCACTACAACGTTTAAGGCCGAACAAACCTTAACCAAAGATACAGTACCCGTTGACGTTGATGCTGTATTGTTTTGGACAGTTGTAGATGCTAAAAAAGCATCTCTGGAAGTGGCTCAATATAGGGATGCAGTTTTCTGGGCGGCACAAACGGCTTTAAGGGATGTTATAGGCCGTACTAACTTGGCAGAGATGCTTTCAGACAGGGAAAGAATTGATCGAGAACTCAAAGAGGTAATTGATAAGCGTACCGAACCATGGGGTGTTAATGTTAACGCAGTTGAAATTCGAGATGTCGTTTTGCCCTCAGGATTACAAGATGCGATGAGCCGGGAAGCTCAGGCTGAACGCGAACGCCGGGCAAGAATCATCCTGGGAACCGCTGAAACAGAAATTGCCGCTAAATTTGCAGAAGCCGCCAAATCTTATGAAAATAATCCCGTTGCCTTGCATCTACGGGCAATGAACATTTTGTACGAAGGAATCAAGGAAAAAGGTGCTATGGTAATCGTACCTTCTTCCATTGTAGAAACGATGGGCCTTGGGGCAGTAACCGGTTTAACAAGCCTGGCTTCAACTGTCAAACCTCCTAATGAGTGA
- a CDS encoding FadR/GntR family transcriptional regulator: MDNLNPIHIPENMLLLRRRLMLSQTEFIQKYFMNQDDNRPHLSISKLSSLEKRSSKDSEYYTSLLAQTFAVDPKLFQLPPDDFAKNIDVFLNPQHSVQEKALSYLTPIIRKPSQVETLANAISNFLEDQILAGALKPGDKLPSDRNLAIQFNVGRTSIREALKVLNVLGLINILPGQGTFIASDSSDFFMTPLSWTFFLGDKNMEHVISVRNVLEIESARLAAINATREDLHALKKIYQESKTAYEESNFQHFLNLDLDFHLSIAQCSHNPILCNLLQTSRKLIKHISKSGMLNLDNLNAVFKEHSLIYENIAKHNNEEAVLAMNNHLENAKIRYRVIHN; the protein is encoded by the coding sequence ATGGATAATCTCAACCCTATACATATTCCTGAAAATATGTTGCTGCTGAGAAGAAGGCTCATGCTTTCTCAAACTGAATTCATCCAAAAGTATTTTATGAACCAAGATGATAATAGGCCTCATCTCAGCATATCAAAACTGTCATCACTTGAAAAAAGATCGAGTAAGGACAGTGAATATTACACATCATTACTTGCACAAACCTTTGCTGTGGATCCAAAGTTATTTCAGCTCCCTCCAGATGATTTTGCCAAAAATATTGATGTTTTTCTCAACCCTCAACACTCAGTTCAGGAAAAGGCCTTATCCTACCTCACTCCAATTATTAGAAAACCAAGCCAAGTTGAAACTCTTGCTAATGCCATCAGCAACTTTTTGGAAGATCAAATCCTGGCAGGAGCTTTAAAACCTGGCGATAAGCTTCCCTCAGACCGCAATCTTGCAATCCAATTTAATGTCGGGCGAACTTCCATTCGCGAGGCCTTAAAAGTTTTAAACGTACTTGGACTCATCAATATTCTGCCCGGGCAAGGCACTTTTATTGCCTCAGATAGCTCGGATTTTTTTATGACTCCGCTATCTTGGACATTCTTCTTAGGCGATAAGAATATGGAGCATGTCATCTCAGTACGCAATGTTCTGGAAATTGAATCAGCTCGTCTGGCAGCTATTAATGCAACCCGGGAGGATTTACATGCTCTTAAGAAAATTTATCAAGAATCCAAAACCGCCTATGAAGAAAGCAATTTCCAGCACTTTCTTAATTTAGATCTTGATTTTCATCTTTCAATTGCGCAATGTTCTCATAATCCTATACTTTGTAATTTGCTTCAAACTTCGCGCAAACTCATCAAACATATAAGTAAAAGCGGGATGTTGAACTTAGATAATTTAAATGCCGTCTTTAAGGAACATAGCCTCATTTATGAAAACATCGCCAAGCATAATAATGAAGAAGCTGTTTTAGCGATGAACAACCATTTGGAAAACGCTAAAATAAGATATCGGGTCATTCACAACTGA
- a CDS encoding ferritin-like domain-containing protein — MDILTFAIKMELDGETFYTEQAKINHENGLDIVFLMLAKDEKMHAQILQNKEHKLPYKLNDSELLSKAKNVFDNFDLNKQIVNQLEVYRTALKNEKDSINLYQDYLAKATDDESKSLFEYLIKEEEGHYSIIDQLISHISRAEEWVESAEFGVREEY; from the coding sequence ATGGATATTTTGACATTTGCCATCAAAATGGAACTCGATGGAGAGACCTTTTACACTGAACAAGCTAAAATCAATCATGAAAATGGGTTGGACATAGTATTTCTTATGTTAGCTAAAGATGAAAAAATGCATGCCCAGATTCTGCAGAATAAAGAACACAAGCTTCCCTATAAGTTAAACGATAGCGAGTTACTGTCGAAAGCTAAAAACGTCTTTGATAACTTTGATCTCAACAAACAAATTGTTAATCAACTAGAAGTTTATCGGACAGCATTAAAGAATGAAAAAGATAGTATCAATCTTTATCAAGATTATTTAGCCAAAGCAACAGATGATGAATCGAAATCATTGTTTGAGTATTTGATAAAGGAAGAGGAAGGGCATTACTCAATTATTGATCAACTGATTTCACATATAAGTCGTGCCGAAGAATGGGTAGAATCTGCAGAATTTGGGGTTAGGGAGGAATATTAA
- a CDS encoding cell wall-binding repeat-containing protein, with protein MKHFKLIRLTIVPMLVTLLISTQAAPSLADVSINPRLYGTNQYETSTSIANQFSNQTVSNVVLASGNGFSDALSASVLAHNLNAPILLVNTHTQTSTEALDYISAHLQANGTVYIIGGQAVIGPDFDTNLTSKGYSVKRLGGNDRYDTNLLAVNELNTTSSAVYIANGENFPDALGVASFASYTNSPILLTQTSALSKGVQDYLKNKQPTQVYISGGIAVVSSEVEAEIRSLLPKTSTITRFAGQTRFDTASLEYSQLAASPKNIYIASGLNYPDALSGTVLASQNGDPILLIDPTTPLVPDRIAAYLSQLHKSGIAPTITALGGPVVVPSEVVSNVANLLNGQAESPLFNITAVDPRLNFEGLPVYALPNENYWFNINTYKYSYPYSSFHSSVENKLYNYMLSQDNEVSVYNRAVALHGGITSNNCVYFQSEALRRIGFNISNSMANTIQFSNLLSQLKFKKDTNIGNLRPGDIVFTQGMTHTYMFMGWVNPGREDYAYVVDNQARSFGGQVLHVRSITNDSVQNTDGMAFFMYY; from the coding sequence ATGAAGCATTTTAAATTGATTCGTTTAACCATTGTACCTATGTTAGTGACGCTCTTGATTTCAACCCAAGCAGCTCCATCTCTGGCCGATGTCAGTATCAATCCTCGCCTCTATGGTACAAATCAATACGAAACTTCCACTTCTATTGCCAACCAGTTTTCTAATCAAACTGTTAGTAATGTTGTTTTAGCTTCAGGAAACGGTTTCTCTGATGCACTATCAGCCAGTGTCTTGGCTCATAACTTAAATGCTCCAATCTTATTAGTCAATACTCATACTCAAACGTCAACCGAAGCTTTGGATTATATTAGTGCTCATTTACAAGCAAACGGTACGGTATACATCATCGGTGGACAAGCTGTTATCGGTCCTGATTTTGACACGAATTTAACGAGCAAAGGTTATAGTGTGAAACGACTTGGCGGTAACGATAGGTATGACACCAACCTTCTGGCCGTCAATGAATTAAACACAACAAGCAGTGCAGTTTATATTGCCAATGGCGAAAATTTTCCCGATGCCTTAGGCGTTGCCAGTTTTGCAAGTTATACTAATTCTCCTATTCTCTTGACGCAAACGTCTGCTTTATCAAAAGGAGTACAGGATTACCTCAAAAACAAACAGCCAACCCAGGTTTATATTTCTGGAGGTATTGCAGTTGTATCCAGTGAAGTTGAAGCTGAAATCAGATCGCTATTGCCTAAAACCAGTACAATTACACGATTTGCAGGCCAAACAAGATTTGATACGGCCTCTCTGGAGTATAGCCAATTGGCTGCCAGCCCAAAGAATATCTATATTGCATCAGGCCTAAATTACCCGGATGCTTTGTCTGGTACTGTATTAGCAAGCCAAAATGGTGACCCGATTTTGCTGATCGACCCAACTACACCATTAGTGCCTGATCGTATTGCTGCGTATTTATCACAGCTGCATAAAAGTGGTATAGCCCCAACGATTACAGCTCTCGGTGGTCCGGTTGTGGTACCGAGTGAGGTCGTAAGCAACGTTGCCAATCTGTTGAACGGCCAAGCCGAATCGCCTTTATTTAATATCACGGCGGTTGACCCCAGATTGAATTTTGAAGGATTACCTGTTTATGCCTTACCCAATGAAAACTATTGGTTCAATATTAACACGTATAAATATAGTTATCCCTATAGTAGTTTTCATTCCTCGGTAGAAAATAAATTATATAACTACATGCTCAGTCAAGATAATGAGGTGTCTGTTTACAACAGAGCGGTGGCACTCCATGGCGGGATAACCAGCAATAACTGCGTTTATTTCCAATCTGAAGCCTTGAGAAGAATAGGCTTTAATATAAGCAATTCAATGGCAAATACCATCCAATTCAGCAATCTATTATCACAATTAAAATTCAAAAAGGATACAAACATCGGGAATTTAAGGCCGGGAGATATTGTCTTTACTCAAGGGATGACTCATACCTATATGTTCATGGGCTGGGTTAATCCCGGAAGGGAGGATTATGCGTATGTCGTCGATAATCAGGCCCGTTCCTTCGGAGGACAAGTGTTGCACGTGCGAAGCATAACAAACGATTCTGTGCAAAACACTGATGGTATGGCGTTTTTTATGTATTATTAA